The Halarchaeum grantii genome includes a window with the following:
- a CDS encoding MBL fold metallo-hydrolase yields MDLRFLGGADAIGKSALLVNDSLLIDYGLEGGTPARTPLDADPDAVVVSHGHLDHVGAVPSLLAGGRRPPIHWTPPTRELAALLARDTLKLRENRYDRPFTRAEIAALGEVSEPHGYGEPFEAAGHEVTFFDAGHIPGSAHVLVDDGATRLLYTGDFHTGDQRLLAGSSARPDADVVVCESTYADVRRGNRRETEERFARALRETVHRGGTAVVPAFAVGRTQEAMLVCDAYDIDCYVDGMGVEVAKRLRRVEGYLRDPDAFRSAMRHARFVTGRRGQKKRIAAQNTVIITTSGMLTGGPAMTYVPEIRGNPTNLVAFVGHQVEGTPGRRLLEEGRAAFDGRVLPVAARREAFDFSAHADRDGLRAFLEDYRDARVLTVHGDATDRFAAELREAGFDASAPTNGERTTVTE; encoded by the coding sequence ATGGACCTCCGGTTCCTCGGCGGGGCGGACGCGATCGGCAAGAGCGCCCTGCTGGTCAACGACTCCCTCCTCATCGACTACGGGCTGGAGGGCGGGACGCCCGCGCGCACGCCGCTCGACGCCGACCCGGACGCCGTCGTCGTCTCGCACGGCCACCTCGACCACGTCGGCGCGGTGCCGAGCCTCCTCGCGGGCGGCCGTCGGCCCCCGATTCACTGGACGCCGCCCACCCGCGAACTCGCCGCGTTGCTCGCGCGCGACACGCTGAAGCTCCGCGAGAACCGGTACGACCGGCCGTTCACGCGCGCCGAAATCGCCGCGCTCGGCGAGGTCTCCGAACCGCACGGCTACGGCGAGCCCTTCGAGGCCGCCGGCCACGAGGTGACGTTCTTCGACGCCGGCCACATCCCCGGGAGCGCGCACGTCCTCGTGGACGACGGCGCCACGCGACTCCTCTACACGGGCGACTTCCACACTGGAGATCAACGCCTCCTCGCGGGGTCGAGCGCGCGGCCGGACGCGGACGTCGTCGTCTGCGAGAGCACGTACGCCGACGTGCGGCGCGGCAACCGCCGCGAGACCGAGGAGCGCTTCGCCCGCGCGCTCCGCGAGACCGTGCATCGCGGCGGGACCGCGGTCGTGCCGGCGTTCGCGGTGGGGCGCACGCAGGAGGCGATGCTCGTCTGCGACGCTTACGACATCGACTGCTACGTCGACGGCATGGGCGTCGAGGTGGCGAAGCGCCTCCGGCGCGTTGAGGGCTACCTCCGCGACCCCGACGCGTTCCGCTCGGCGATGCGCCACGCGCGCTTCGTCACCGGGCGTCGCGGGCAGAAGAAGCGCATCGCGGCGCAGAACACCGTCATAATCACGACGAGCGGGATGCTCACGGGCGGCCCGGCGATGACGTACGTCCCCGAGATCCGTGGGAACCCGACGAACCTCGTGGCGTTCGTCGGCCATCAGGTCGAGGGGACGCCGGGGCGCCGACTGCTCGAGGAGGGGCGTGCGGCCTTCGACGGGCGCGTCCTCCCGGTGGCGGCGCGCCGCGAGGCATTCGACTTCTCCGCGCACGCCGACCGCGACGGCCTCCGGGCGTTCCTCGAGGACTACCGGGACGCGCGCGTGCTGACGGTACACGGCGACGCGACGGACCGGTTCGCCGCCGAGTTACGCGAGGCGGGGTTCGACGCGAGCGCGCCGACGAACGGCGAGCGGACGACGGTCACCGAGTGA
- a CDS encoding sodium:solute symporter family transporter, whose product MIDALVLQAGLLPEGLNVSFKLLPAILVTVMLASFLVIGYMFKVADTESMWVAGRSIGNVENGMAIGANWMSAASYLGMAALIALSGFYGLAFVVGWSAGYFILLIFMAAQMRRFGKYTAPDFVGDRFNSDTARAIAAVTTFLIGFVYAIGQARGMGLVGLYIFGDIGIPGLSGYQSMVVLMMAITVGYLTLSGMLGATKNMAVQYTILIVAFLAGLYAVGWVNGYSTVLPHIEYGQMFAALGREFSEPFVNGGYYLWIATAFSLIVGTCGLPHVLVRFYTVESERTARWSTVWGLGFICLLYFSAPAFAAFGTDLYANQIGPVYGDPGMTSAAADVIVVLAAQLSGLPTWFVGLVAAGGIAAAIATTAGLFITGSSAISHDIYKRLINPDASQRQQVLVGRLSIVALGVITTLAALDPAAPIAALVSYAFSLAGAVLFPMFFLGLWWENTNRQGALAGMTTGLVIWFIPMLNEVLPSYGLLAGAAGSDGVISPLLAQWVPAIGSALVAVPIVFVVTIAVSLVTPEPDLDTKRLVRQCHSPEPMNRQQAAEDVVSGDD is encoded by the coding sequence GCCGCTCCATCGGGAACGTCGAGAACGGCATGGCCATCGGCGCGAACTGGATGAGCGCCGCGTCCTACCTCGGAATGGCCGCACTCATCGCGCTCTCCGGCTTCTACGGCCTCGCGTTCGTCGTCGGCTGGTCGGCGGGATACTTCATCCTCCTCATCTTCATGGCCGCCCAGATGCGGCGCTTCGGGAAGTACACCGCCCCGGACTTCGTCGGCGACCGCTTCAACTCCGACACCGCGCGCGCCATCGCCGCGGTCACGACGTTCCTCATCGGCTTCGTCTACGCCATCGGCCAAGCACGCGGCATGGGCCTCGTCGGCCTCTACATCTTCGGCGACATCGGCATCCCCGGTCTCTCGGGCTACCAGTCGATGGTCGTGTTGATGATGGCGATCACGGTGGGGTACCTGACCCTCTCCGGGATGCTCGGCGCGACGAAGAACATGGCCGTCCAGTACACCATCCTCATCGTCGCGTTCCTCGCCGGCCTCTACGCCGTCGGCTGGGTGAACGGCTACTCCACCGTCCTCCCGCACATCGAGTACGGGCAGATGTTCGCCGCGCTCGGCCGCGAGTTCAGCGAACCGTTCGTCAACGGCGGCTACTACCTCTGGATCGCCACCGCGTTCAGCCTCATCGTCGGCACCTGTGGCTTGCCACACGTCCTCGTGCGCTTCTACACCGTCGAGAGCGAGCGCACCGCGCGCTGGTCGACCGTCTGGGGGCTCGGCTTCATCTGCCTCCTCTACTTCAGCGCGCCCGCGTTCGCCGCCTTCGGCACCGACCTCTACGCGAACCAGATCGGACCCGTCTACGGTGACCCCGGCATGACGAGCGCCGCCGCCGACGTCATCGTCGTCCTCGCTGCGCAGCTCTCCGGGCTCCCGACGTGGTTCGTCGGCCTCGTCGCCGCCGGCGGCATCGCCGCCGCCATCGCGACGACCGCCGGCCTCTTCATCACCGGCTCGTCCGCCATCTCACACGACATCTACAAGCGCCTCATCAACCCGGACGCGAGCCAGCGCCAGCAGGTGCTCGTCGGGCGGCTCAGCATCGTCGCGCTCGGCGTAATCACCACGCTCGCCGCGCTCGACCCCGCCGCACCCATCGCCGCGCTCGTCTCGTACGCGTTCTCGCTCGCCGGCGCCGTCCTCTTCCCGATGTTCTTCCTCGGCCTCTGGTGGGAGAACACGAACCGGCAGGGCGCGCTCGCCGGCATGACGACCGGCCTCGTCATCTGGTTCATCCCGATGCTCAACGAGGTCCTGCCGTCCTACGGCCTCCTCGCCGGCGCCGCCGGCTCGGACGGCGTCATCTCGCCGCTGCTCGCGCAGTGGGTGCCCGCGATCGGCTCCGCGCTCGTCGCCGTCCCCATCGTCTTCGTGGTCACCATCGCCGTCTCGCTCGTGACGCCCGAACCCGACCTCGACACGAAGCGCCTCGTCAGGCAGTGTCACAGCCCCGAGCCAATGAACCGCCAGCAAGCCGCCGAAGACGTCGTGAGTGGTGACGACTGA
- a CDS encoding DUF7119 family protein: MSDGPTELPPTDRESPVGAPVIRGDERVAGERAKEAVEFDPEDPESVRDAAETVNAFAHGELGDDRFYMLRGAAACAALVRAEGSYKAAAERAGDGVTVSFIRKWARVHDLPRPVRRHVAVGHIPPTAAKHIARVGGEARYQLAFAVIDNHLTVREVRAIASEVNDGRSIEEALRERGVTPGELTVTLPLDTYRDLRRRAALEDAGPGRIVTDALDAYLE, encoded by the coding sequence ATGAGTGACGGGCCGACAGAGCTACCGCCGACCGACCGGGAATCCCCGGTCGGCGCGCCCGTCATCCGGGGCGACGAGCGCGTCGCGGGCGAGCGCGCGAAGGAGGCGGTCGAGTTCGATCCCGAGGACCCCGAGAGCGTCCGCGACGCCGCGGAAACCGTCAACGCGTTCGCGCACGGCGAACTCGGTGACGACCGCTTCTACATGCTCCGGGGCGCCGCCGCCTGCGCCGCGCTCGTCCGCGCCGAGGGGTCGTACAAGGCCGCCGCCGAGCGGGCGGGCGACGGCGTCACCGTCTCCTTCATCCGCAAGTGGGCGCGCGTCCACGACCTCCCGCGCCCCGTCCGCCGGCACGTCGCCGTCGGCCACATCCCACCGACCGCCGCGAAACACATCGCGCGCGTCGGCGGCGAGGCGCGCTACCAGCTCGCGTTCGCCGTCATCGACAACCACCTCACCGTCCGCGAGGTCCGCGCGATCGCGAGCGAGGTGAACGACGGCCGGTCCATCGAGGAGGCGCTCCGGGAGCGCGGTGTCACGCCCGGCGAACTCACCGTCACCCTCCCGCTCGACACCTACCGCGACCTCCGCCGCCGCGCCGCCCTCGAGGACGCCGGACCCGGGCGTATCGTCACCGACGCCCTCGACGCCTACCTCGAGTGA
- a CDS encoding universal stress protein: MYEHILVPTDGSDVAEAAVERAIDLAAKYDATVHALYVIDIDATTLSLGTEQVDRLRQGKLDEMPEVKAEAEEATGVVADAARDAGLDVEEHIRTGSPARAIRKFVDENEIDLIVMGSHGRAGLSRTLLGSVTEKVLRRTRVPVLVVDIDGEEADE, translated from the coding sequence ATGTACGAGCACATCCTCGTCCCCACGGACGGGAGCGACGTCGCGGAGGCCGCCGTCGAGCGCGCCATCGACCTCGCCGCGAAGTACGACGCGACCGTCCACGCGCTCTACGTCATCGACATCGACGCCACCACCCTCTCGCTCGGCACCGAGCAGGTTGACCGCCTCCGGCAGGGCAAACTCGACGAGATGCCCGAAGTGAAGGCGGAAGCCGAGGAGGCCACCGGCGTCGTCGCCGACGCCGCGCGCGACGCCGGCCTCGACGTCGAGGAACACATCCGCACCGGGTCGCCCGCGCGCGCCATCCGCAAGTTCGTCGACGAGAACGAGATCGACCTCATCGTGATGGGGAGCCACGGCCGGGCCGGGCTCTCGCGCACCCTCCTCGGGAGCGTCACCGAGAAGGTCCTGCGCCGCACCCGCGTCCCCGTGCTCGTCGTGGACATCGACGGCGAGGAGGCCGACGAATGA